A window from Ignavibacteriota bacterium encodes these proteins:
- a CDS encoding glycoside hydrolase family 2 — protein sequence MNKILLQHNWKLISSDKLSNSNGKEISTNKINCENWYDAKIPSTVLATLVENGVYENPYFGTNLKNIPTEQFKIPWWYRTEFDLDEFQRNQNIQINFDGINYSANVWLNGNLIADKKTFFGAYRRFQLNINDFLNVGKNILAIEVIPPKPGDFTIGFVDWNPNPPDNNLGIFREISLQFNNGIEIKNPFVESEIDLTNLKFANLKISSEVINHLNKKSSCELVGQIGNINFSQTINVEANQSKLIIFDSKNIPQLNFENPRIWWPNNLGEPNLYELTLKINTDEKISDEISTKFGIRKIEDYINEGGHRGFKVNGHKLLIRGAGWTDDLFLQDTHESLTTQIQYVKDMNLNCIRLEGFWGKDQKLYELCDENGILIMIGWSCQWEHKEYLGKEVHPKYGGVIEKDEIELIAQSWEDQLLWLRNHPSIFVWTIGSDMLPHPDLEKRYIETFNKYDKTRPYLNSTGGVGSDQGIITSTEIISEISGSSRVKMLGPYAYTPPIYWYTNKNLGGAYGFNTETCPGANVPPIESLRKFIPQKNLWPIDEVWNYHCGKNYFSHINRTQIAIEKRYGKPKSVEDFAYKSQMLNYELMRPMFEAFQVNQKNATGIIQWMLNSAWPELYWQLYDTFLMPNGAYFGAKKANEPIKLIYNYDDENIYLVNNSLKDLENYTAVIKIFDINSTLILNEKINVSIARESVMKIFTIPQNLNFTEVNFLDMKLFDKSENEISNNFYWLSIQKDILDYEAKVEGWNYYTPSKQFADFTKIENMSNVLINLEYIIIDENKISINLVNKNNVIAFFIEILLFDITTSEVILPILWSDNYISILPKENKLIEAKILKNQKNENVEVRLKGWNLK from the coding sequence ATGAATAAAATTTTATTGCAGCATAATTGGAAATTAATTTCTTCGGATAAATTATCAAATTCAAATGGTAAAGAAATATCAACAAATAAAATTAATTGCGAAAATTGGTATGATGCAAAAATACCTTCAACTGTTTTGGCAACTTTAGTTGAAAATGGAGTTTATGAAAATCCTTATTTTGGTACAAATCTAAAAAATATTCCAACTGAACAATTTAAAATTCCTTGGTGGTACAGAACAGAATTTGACTTAGATGAATTTCAAAGAAATCAAAATATTCAAATAAATTTTGATGGAATTAATTACAGTGCAAATGTTTGGTTAAACGGTAATTTAATTGCCGATAAAAAAACTTTTTTTGGTGCTTACAGAAGATTTCAATTAAACATAAATGATTTTTTAAATGTTGGCAAAAACATTTTAGCAATTGAAGTTATTCCGCCCAAACCCGGTGATTTTACTATTGGATTTGTTGATTGGAATCCTAATCCACCGGATAATAATTTGGGAATTTTTAGAGAAATTTCACTGCAATTTAATAATGGAATTGAGATAAAAAATCCGTTTGTAGAAAGTGAAATTGATTTAACTAATTTGAAATTTGCTAATCTTAAAATTTCTTCAGAAGTTATAAATCATCTTAACAAAAAATCAAGTTGTGAATTAGTTGGACAAATTGGAAATATTAATTTCTCTCAAACTATAAATGTTGAAGCAAATCAATCTAAATTAATTATTTTCGATTCAAAAAATATCCCTCAATTAAATTTTGAAAATCCAAGAATTTGGTGGCCGAATAATTTAGGTGAACCAAATCTATATGAGTTAACTTTAAAAATAAATACCGATGAAAAAATTTCAGATGAAATTTCAACAAAATTTGGAATCAGAAAAATTGAAGATTACATAAACGAGGGCGGTCATCGCGGATTTAAAGTTAATGGACATAAATTATTGATTAGAGGTGCTGGTTGGACAGATGACTTATTTTTGCAAGATACTCATGAATCGTTAACCACGCAGATTCAGTATGTAAAAGATATGAATTTAAATTGCATTCGCTTGGAAGGGTTTTGGGGAAAGGATCAAAAACTTTATGAACTTTGTGATGAAAATGGAATTTTAATAATGATCGGCTGGAGCTGCCAATGGGAACATAAAGAATATTTGGGAAAAGAAGTTCATCCAAAGTACGGCGGTGTAATTGAAAAAGATGAGATTGAATTAATTGCACAATCTTGGGAAGATCAATTATTATGGCTGAGAAATCATCCTTCAATATTTGTATGGACAATTGGAAGTGACATGCTGCCTCATCCGGATTTAGAAAAAAGATATATTGAAACTTTTAACAAATATGATAAAACTCGTCCTTACTTAAATTCAACGGGTGGTGTTGGAAGTGATCAAGGCATTATAACTTCAACAGAAATAATAAGTGAAATTAGTGGATCATCAAGAGTAAAAATGCTCGGACCATATGCCTATACTCCGCCAATTTATTGGTACACAAATAAAAATTTAGGCGGTGCTTATGGATTTAATACTGAAACTTGTCCCGGCGCAAATGTTCCGCCAATAGAAAGTCTTAGAAAATTTATTCCCCAAAAAAATCTTTGGCCAATTGATGAAGTTTGGAATTATCATTGCGGTAAAAATTATTTTTCACATATTAATAGAACTCAAATTGCAATTGAAAAAAGATATGGCAAGCCAAAAAGTGTTGAAGATTTTGCTTACAAATCTCAAATGTTGAATTACGAATTAATGCGACCAATGTTTGAGGCTTTTCAGGTAAATCAAAAAAATGCCACTGGAATAATTCAATGGATGCTTAACTCGGCTTGGCCAGAATTGTATTGGCAATTATATGATACTTTCTTAATGCCGAACGGAGCTTATTTTGGTGCAAAAAAAGCTAATGAACCAATTAAGTTAATTTATAATTATGATGATGAAAATATTTATTTAGTAAATAATTCACTCAAAGATCTTGAGAATTATACAGCTGTTATAAAAATATTTGACATCAATTCAACACTAATCTTAAATGAAAAAATAAATGTTTCCATTGCTAGGGAATCAGTAATGAAAATTTTTACAATTCCTCAGAATTTAAATTTTACAGAAGTTAATTTCTTAGATATGAAACTTTTCGATAAATCAGAAAATGAAATATCGAATAATTTTTATTGGTTATCTATCCAAAAAGATATTTTGGATTATGAAGCAAAAGTTGAAGGATGGAATTATTATACTCCAAGCAAGCAATTTGCAGATTTTACCAAAATAGAAAATATGTCTAACGTATTGATAAATCTTGAATATATAATCATTGATGAAAATAAAATTTCGATAAATCTCGTTAACAAAAATAATGTAATTGCATTTTTTATTGAAATATTACTTTTTGATATTACCACAAGTGAAGTAATCTTACCAATTTTGTGGAGTGATAATTATATCAGCATTTTACCAAAAGAAAATAAATTGATTGAAGCAAAAATTTTAAAGAATCAAAAAAACGAAAATGTTGAAGTTAGACTTAAAGGTTGGAATTTAAAATAA
- a CDS encoding DegT/DnrJ/EryC1/StrS family aminotransferase: MAILAINGGNPVRNIKTNPWPAWPVWDKNEEQSLLEVLHSGIWSYNGPKEIQFNKMFAEFTGTKYCISAANGTVTLQLALESLGIGLGDEVILPGLTWQATAATILDVNATPILVDVCEDTWCIDPKEIEKAITPKTKAIVPVHLYGNFADMDAIMEIAKKYNLYVIEDCAHKHGGEWKGKKAGSIGDVGSFSFQLSKHLTAGEGGALTTNNEELADKLDGLRNCGRRPEKEDLQNTDKGAGVYFDEGNFIQSGNYRITEFQAAILVEGMKRLPEQNKNRDENGVYINSLLKNIPGISPMRRDERETKVAYFNFTFRYIKDEFKNLPIEKFRNALSSELGVSVEPCYEPLNNAPLYVPHTKPSRHKLNDQYWNDINPARFSLPVCEKIYKEISVCFHHKILMGTKKDMDLIVDAIKKIYNNVEELN, translated from the coding sequence ATGGCAATATTAGCAATAAATGGCGGCAATCCTGTTAGAAATATAAAAACAAATCCTTGGCCTGCATGGCCTGTTTGGGATAAAAATGAAGAACAAAGTTTGCTAGAAGTTTTACACAGTGGAATTTGGTCATATAATGGTCCAAAAGAAATTCAATTCAATAAAATGTTTGCAGAATTTACTGGAACAAAATATTGTATATCAGCAGCAAATGGAACAGTAACATTACAATTAGCGCTTGAATCTCTCGGAATTGGATTGGGCGATGAGGTCATTCTTCCCGGATTAACTTGGCAAGCTACTGCAGCAACTATCCTTGATGTAAATGCAACACCAATTCTTGTTGATGTTTGTGAAGATACTTGGTGTATTGACCCAAAAGAAATTGAAAAAGCAATCACTCCAAAAACAAAGGCTATTGTTCCGGTTCATCTTTATGGAAACTTTGCAGATATGGATGCAATTATGGAAATTGCAAAAAAATATAATCTTTACGTAATTGAAGATTGTGCTCATAAACATGGCGGTGAGTGGAAAGGTAAAAAAGCCGGAAGTATTGGCGATGTTGGAAGTTTTAGTTTTCAACTTTCAAAACATTTAACTGCTGGTGAAGGCGGAGCTTTAACAACTAATAATGAAGAATTAGCTGATAAATTAGATGGATTGAGAAATTGTGGAAGAAGACCGGAAAAAGAAGATTTGCAAAATACAGATAAGGGAGCGGGAGTTTATTTTGATGAAGGAAATTTTATACAATCCGGAAATTATAGAATTACCGAATTTCAAGCTGCAATATTAGTTGAGGGAATGAAACGACTTCCAGAACAGAATAAAAATAGAGATGAAAATGGCGTTTATATAAATTCTCTGCTAAAAAATATTCCCGGAATTTCACCAATGAGAAGAGATGAAAGAGAAACAAAAGTTGCATATTTTAATTTTACATTTAGATATATCAAAGATGAATTTAAAAATTTGCCGATTGAAAAATTTAGAAATGCATTGAGTTCTGAACTCGGAGTTTCCGTTGAACCTTGTTACGAGCCATTAAACAATGCACCTTTGTATGTCCCTCATACAAAACCTTCGCGACACAAATTAAACGATCAATATTGGAATGATATAAATCCGGCAAGATTTTCTTTACCAGTATGTGAAAAAATTTATAAAGAAATATCAGTTTGTTTTCATCATAAAATTTTAATGGGAACGAAAAAGGATATGGATTTAATTGTTGATGCAATTAAAAAGATTTATAATAATGTTGAAGAATTGAATTAG